A window from Ardenticatenales bacterium encodes these proteins:
- a CDS encoding rod shape-determining protein, translating into MCYNPICLADRLPRNYRTTPREKTLFRPLDYLLGLFSLDIGIDLGTANTLVYIRDRGIVINEPSWVAINKRTRRPLAIGAEAREMVGRTPSDIVAIRPLRDGVISEFEITEAMLQYFINKAHEQMIVPFPRPRVVVGVPSGVTEVEKRAVYDAAISAGAREAHLIEEPMAAAIGASLPIIESRGSMIVDIGGGTTEVAVFAMGGIVTSRSIRVAGDEMDEDIIQYARSKYNLLIGERMAERVKIGIGSAFPLPEERTMTLRGRNLINGLPQAVEISSIELREAMSPSINIIVDTVRDAIDETPPELVADLMEVGVCLAGGGAQIQGLADRIEDAIKMRVWVAEDSMTCVARGAGRVLENLENYRRVLVGLDRNSTHH; encoded by the coding sequence ATGTGCTATAATCCGATATGTTTGGCAGATCGCCTGCCCAGAAACTATCGTACAACACCACGGGAAAAAACCTTGTTCAGACCACTCGACTACCTTCTTGGTCTCTTTTCACTAGATATTGGCATTGACCTGGGAACCGCAAACACCCTCGTCTACATCCGTGATCGGGGCATCGTCATCAACGAACCCTCCTGGGTAGCGATCAACAAACGCACGCGGCGGCCCCTGGCCATCGGCGCGGAAGCCCGCGAAATGGTAGGCCGCACCCCCAGCGACATCGTCGCCATTCGTCCCCTCCGCGACGGCGTTATCTCCGAATTCGAGATCACCGAAGCGATGCTGCAATACTTCATCAACAAGGCGCACGAGCAAATGATCGTGCCCTTCCCCCGCCCGCGCGTCGTCGTGGGCGTCCCCAGCGGCGTCACGGAAGTGGAAAAACGCGCCGTCTACGACGCCGCCATCTCCGCCGGCGCCCGCGAAGCACACCTCATCGAAGAACCCATGGCCGCGGCCATCGGCGCCAGCCTGCCCATCATTGAATCCCGCGGCAGCATGATCGTGGACATTGGCGGCGGCACAACGGAAGTTGCCGTCTTCGCCATGGGCGGCATCGTCACCAGCCGCTCCATCCGTGTAGCCGGCGATGAGATGGACGAAGACATTATCCAATACGCCCGCAGCAAATACAACCTCCTCATTGGCGAACGCATGGCCGAGCGCGTCAAAATCGGCATTGGCTCCGCCTTCCCCCTGCCCGAAGAACGCACCATGACCCTGCGCGGGCGCAACCTGATTAACGGCCTACCCCAAGCCGTAGAAATCAGCAGCATTGAACTGCGCGAAGCCATGTCCCCCTCCATCAACATCATCGTAGACACCGTGCGCGACGCCATTGATGAAACCCCGCCGGAACTCGTGGCGGACCTGATGGAAGTGGGCGTCTGCCTGGCCGGCGGCGGGGCACAAATTCAAGGATTGGCGGACCGCATCGAAGATGCCATCAAAATGCGCGTCTGGGTGGCGGAAGATTCCATGACCTGCGTGGCACGGGGCGCGGGTCGCGTTCTGGAGAACCTGGAAAACTACCGCCGCGTTCTTGTGGGTCTGGACCGCAACAGCACGCACCATTGA
- a CDS encoding sugar transferase, whose product MKNRFNFRVVRLVTILSDVLLVNLAFIAAYVVRYRLEWIRPVTFYEPYGNYIAQQALLTLLIMLTFSQANVWTRRRGELWIDELARVSYSAAAALALMTMITFFLQPLVFSRLLLMWAFVFIVAFISVARLLRRLILSLLYQRGVGVDHVLIIGAGEVGRGVIRTLLARPDLGYRAIGYLDDGNSENNLGSGRIPHLGSTGDLPRILQEWPRVNTLFIALPARMHEHTMQLVRLAYEWGVHPLIVPDLFELSLNRVQFTNMMGVPVFSVRNLRISRAGQLLKRLLDLTVVLLLALPVLLATLLIAILIKLDSPGPIFFAQERVGKDGRLFRMIKFRSMVIDAEAQKADLMALNDASGPIFKIKNDPRLTRAGRIIRRLSLDELPQFYNVFLGEMSLVGPRPPLPEEVRQYQPWHRQRLAVKGGLTGLWQVSGRSDLTFDEQCLLDIYYIENWSLSFDLRLILQTIPFTLFGRGAY is encoded by the coding sequence TGGTCAATCTCGCCTTCATCGCCGCCTACGTGGTACGCTACAGGCTGGAGTGGATCCGGCCCGTCACCTTCTACGAACCCTACGGCAACTACATCGCGCAGCAAGCCCTGCTAACCCTGCTGATCATGCTCACATTCTCCCAGGCCAACGTCTGGACACGGCGGCGCGGAGAATTGTGGATAGACGAACTCGCCCGCGTCAGCTACAGCGCTGCCGCCGCCCTGGCCCTAATGACCATGATCACCTTCTTCTTGCAGCCGCTGGTCTTCTCGCGCCTGCTACTGATGTGGGCTTTTGTCTTCATCGTGGCCTTCATCAGCGTTGCCCGCCTGTTGCGCCGCCTCATCCTCAGCCTGCTCTACCAACGCGGCGTGGGCGTAGACCACGTCCTCATCATCGGCGCGGGGGAGGTCGGGCGCGGCGTGATCCGCACCTTGCTCGCCCGCCCCGACCTGGGCTACCGCGCCATTGGCTACCTGGACGACGGCAATAGCGAAAACAATCTTGGCTCCGGTCGTATTCCTCATCTCGGCTCCACCGGCGATTTGCCCCGCATTCTACAAGAGTGGCCGCGGGTTAACACCCTTTTCATTGCCCTGCCCGCTCGTATGCACGAACATACCATGCAGCTTGTGCGCCTGGCCTACGAATGGGGCGTGCATCCCCTGATTGTGCCCGATCTATTTGAGCTAAGCCTAAACCGGGTGCAGTTCACGAATATGATGGGTGTGCCCGTGTTCAGCGTGCGCAATCTGCGTATCAGCCGCGCCGGTCAACTGTTGAAGCGGCTGCTGGATTTAACGGTCGTCCTGCTGCTGGCGCTCCCCGTGCTGCTGGCGACCCTGCTCATCGCCATCCTGATCAAGCTGGATTCCCCCGGCCCCATTTTTTTTGCTCAGGAGCGTGTGGGAAAGGACGGCCGCCTCTTCCGCATGATCAAGTTCCGCTCCATGGTCATTGACGCCGAAGCGCAAAAAGCAGACCTGATGGCGCTCAATGACGCCTCCGGCCCCATCTTCAAAATCAAGAACGATCCGCGCCTGACGCGCGCCGGTCGCATCATCCGTCGATTGAGTCTGGACGAACTACCGCAGTTTTACAATGTGTTTCTGGGGGAAATGAGCCTGGTGGGGCCACGCCCGCCGCTGCCCGAAGAAGTGCGCCAGTATCAACCGTGGCACCGGCAGCGGCTGGCCGTCAAAGGGGGATTAACGGGACTGTGGCAGGTCAGCGGACGCTCCGACCTGACTTTTGATGAACAATGCCTGCTGGACATTTACTACATTGAGAACTGGTCGTTGAGCTTTGATCTGCGCTTGATCTTGCAGACGATTCCCTTCACCCTCTTTGGGCGTGGCGCCTACTAG